Proteins encoded in a region of the Rutidosis leptorrhynchoides isolate AG116_Rl617_1_P2 chromosome 9, CSIRO_AGI_Rlap_v1, whole genome shotgun sequence genome:
- the LOC139866398 gene encoding MLO-like protein 6: MDRDKSGFLTKPKERSLEITPSWAVAVVVFVILAISIALEYALHLLGHWLQHKHKKSLHEALEKIKAELMLLGFISLLLTVGQGPISDICIPSNVARSWHPCKNSKKDTDFYDPCLKKGKVQMVSNYAIHQLHIFIFVLAVVHVTYCILTLMLGRLKMRKWRAWEDETKTIEYQYRNDPERFRFARETTFGRRHLRFWSNSTILLWIGCFFRQFFTSVAKVDYLTLRHGFINTHLTPESQQQFDFHKYISRSLEEDFQVVVEISPVVWFFAVLLLLTNTHDWYAYLWLPFIPLIIIVIVGAKLQVIITKMGRRTHEMADVIKGTPTVRPGDDLFWFGRPKLILYLINFVLFQNAFQLAFFLWSWYTFGWKNCFHKLDEDIIIRITMAVVIQFLCSYVTLPLYALVTQMGSRMKTTIFSDNVAKALKTWHHTAKKHVKHGNHSAPTSPFTSRPGTPLHGSTSPMHLLHRYPENSLDSLSNSPRGSGFEHEGWANESPSSHNRRYQNENFSRDEMSDSDRKDIEIYEPTRPSSSSTQLPPGPRPVRTQHEVDISDFSFGQSK, encoded by the exons ATGGATAGAGATAAAAGTGGATTTCTAACAAAGCCAAAAGAGAGATCATTAGAGATAACACCGTCATGGGCAGTTGCTGTGGTTGTGTTCGTGATACTTGCCATTTCAATTGCTCTTGAATATGCCCTTCATCTACTTGGTCAT TGGTTGCAACATAAACACAAGAAATCACTCCATGAAGCCCTTGAAAAGATCAAAGCAG AGTTGATGCTTCTTGGATTCATATCATTGCTCCTAACAGTTGGTCAAGGACCAATTTCTGATATATGTATTCCAAGTAATGTTGCAAGATCATGGCACCCTTGTAAAAACTCTAAAAAAGACACTGATTTTTATGATCCTTGTCTTAAAAAG GGAAAGGTGCAAATGGTATCGAACTACGCAATACATCAACTCCACATATTTATTTTTGTGTTGGCTGTGGTTCATGTCACCTATTGCATTCTTACTTTAATGTTGGGTAGACTCAAG ATGAGGAAGTGGAGGGCATGGGAAGATGAAACAAAGACAATTGAATATCAATATCGCAATG atCCCGAAAGATTTAGATTTGCAAGAGAAACGACATTCGGACGAAGACATTTAAGATTTTGGAGCAACTCAACAATTCTCCTTTGGATT GGTTGTTTTTTCAGACAATTTTTTACATCAGTTGCAAAAGTTGATTACCTTACTTTAAGACATGGCTTCATCAAT ACACATTTAACGCCCGAGAGCCAGCAACAATTTGATTTTCATAAGTATATCAGTAGATCGCTTGAAGAAGATTTCCAAGTTGTTGTTGAAATAAG TCCTGTAGTTTGGTTCTTTGCCGTTTTACTACTTCTCACCAATACCCATG ATTGGTATGCATACCTATGGCTTCCCTTCATTCCACTGATT ATAATAGTCATTGTGGGAGCAAAGTTACAAGTTATCATAACAAAGATGGGTAGAAGGACTCATGAGATGGCAGATGTGATTAAGGGTACACCAACAGTTAGACCAGGGGACGATCTTTTCTGGTTCGGTCGACCTAAACTCATACTCTATCTGATCAACTTCGTACTCTTTCAG aacgcGTTTCAACTGGCGTTTTTCTTGTGGAGTTGG TATACATTTGGCTGGAAGAATTGCTTCCACAAGCTCGATGAGGACATTATAATCCGGATCACTATGGC GGTTGTGATACAGTTTCTATGCAGTTATGTGACCCTACCTTTATACGCTCTAGTAACACAG ATGGGTTCAAGAATGAAAACGACAATTTTCAGTGACAATGTAGCAAAAGCACTAAAAACATGGCACCACACAGCCAAAAAGCATGTCAAACACGGCAATCATTCAGCTCCAACATCGCCATTTACAAGCAGGCCGGGGACCCCACTACATGGAAGTACGTCTCCGATGCATCTGTTACATAGATACCCAGAAAACAGTCTTGATAGCCTTTCGAATTCTCCAAGAGGTTCGGGTTTTGAGCACGAAGGTTGGGCCAATGAGTCTCCATCTAGCCACAACCGAAGATATCAAAATGAGAATTTTTCAAGAGATGAGATGTCTGATTCTGATCGTAAAGATATTGAGATTTATGAACCAACAAGGCCGAGCTCAAGTTCAACCCAATTGCCACCCGGGCCAAGACCGGTTAGAACGCAACATGAAGTTGATATTTCAGATTTTTCATTTGGACAGAGTAAGTAA
- the LOC139867029 gene encoding rhomboid-like protein 19, with translation MSSTASANMFTGFTKLCKGLAVVLVCGYIAVQIVPSIVTYVALIPARTIPFGWNLITAGYIEQTIHGVLSSTIGLLFIGKLLEPIWGSREFLKFIFIVNFLTSVCVFITAISLYYVTMQENYLYLPVSGFSGVLSGLLVGVKQIIPDQELSPLQIKAKWLPSIVLLLAIVMSFFVTEPSEFLPVLIFGTYIGWIYLRYFQKKQETGFKGDPSDEFSFSTFFPEFMRPVIDPIASIFDRMLCGRSEASIDGRGYTIGSAPLPGSDPIEATRRRERGARALEERLAIERLNGAGAKSKTDEPERDASENV, from the exons ATGAGCTCTACGGCA AGTGCGAACATGTTTACTGGATTCACGAAATTGTGTAAAGGATTAGCGGTTGTACTTGTGTGTGGATACATTGCTGTTCAGATCGTTCCTTCTATAGTCACCTATGTTGCACTCATTCCTGCTAG GACAATTCCTTTTGGTTGGAATCTCATAACAGCCGGTTATATAGAACAAACAATACATGGG GTCCTTAGTAGCACAATTGGCCTTCTTTTCATTGGGAAGCTTCTTGAACCCATCTGGGGTTCTCGAGAGTTCTTGAAGTTCATTTTCATTGTTAATTTCTTGACTTCTGTGTGTGTGTTCATTACGGCCATCTCCTTGTACTATGTAACAATGCAGGAGAATTATCT TTACTTGCCTGTTTCTGGCTTCAGTGGGGTACTTTCAGGGCTCTTAGTCGGTGTCAAACAGATAATTCCTGACCAAGAATTGTCTCCATTACAAATTAAAGCAAAG TGGTTGCCATCTATCGTGCTACTATTAGCTATTGTTATGAGCTTTTTTGTTACAGAGCCATCAGAATTCCTTCCAGTCTTGATATTTGGCACATATATTGGTTGGATTTACCTCAGATATTTTCAAAAGAAACAAGAGACTGGATTTAAGGGTGACCCCAGCGATGAATTTTCCTTCTCCACTTTCTTCCCTGAATTCATGAG ACCAGTGATTGATCCAATTGCTTCAATATTTGATCGAATGCTTTGTGGAAGATCTGAAGCGTCCATTGATGGTAGGGGATACACAATAGGCAGTGCTCCATTGCCTGGTTCTGACCCCATTGAGGCAACAAGGAGAAG GGAAAGGGGTGCCCGAGCTCTAGAGGAAAGATTGGCGATAGAAAGATTGAATGGTGCAGGTGCAAAGAGTAAGACAGATGAACCCGAAAGAGATGCAAGTGAGAATGTTTAA